In Methanocaldococcus lauensis, a single genomic region encodes these proteins:
- the sppA gene encoding signal peptide peptidase SppA, with translation MKKIYLILIILFVILIGIVGATILVVMSLSNESIDVFGGEKIAKVYLCNEIYFDYNQDSGLFMEPKKDAKYYINLLDRLEKDDSVKGVLLIVNSPGGEVIASEKLARKVAELAKKKPVVVYVEGLDASGAYMVSAPANYIVAEKHSIVGSIGVRMDIIHYYGLMKKLGINVTTIKAGKYKDIGSPFRPMTKEEYEYLQKMINETYLDFVKWVAKYRHLSINYTLKIADGKIYTGEDAKKVGLVDEVGTEETALKKLEELANVSNPEIVEYGLNRDRGLFGLTYYLGYGIGKGIGEILYSAGIKDEKILLH, from the coding sequence ATGAAAAAAATCTATTTAATATTAATAATTCTTTTTGTTATCTTAATTGGAATTGTAGGAGCCACTATATTGGTAGTTATGAGTTTATCAAATGAAAGTATAGATGTATTTGGTGGAGAAAAAATAGCAAAGGTTTATCTATGCAATGAGATTTATTTTGACTACAATCAAGACTCCGGTTTATTTATGGAACCTAAAAAAGATGCTAAATATTACATTAATTTATTAGATAGATTAGAAAAAGATGACTCAGTTAAAGGAGTTTTACTTATAGTTAATTCTCCGGGTGGTGAAGTTATAGCAAGTGAAAAATTGGCAAGAAAAGTTGCAGAACTTGCAAAGAAAAAACCTGTAGTTGTTTATGTTGAAGGATTAGATGCTTCAGGAGCATATATGGTTTCAGCTCCAGCTAACTATATAGTTGCTGAGAAACATTCAATAGTAGGAAGTATTGGAGTTAGAATGGATATAATACATTATTATGGATTGATGAAAAAACTTGGTATAAATGTAACTACAATAAAGGCAGGAAAGTATAAAGATATAGGCTCACCATTTAGACCAATGACTAAAGAAGAATATGAATACTTACAAAAGATGATAAATGAAACCTATTTAGATTTTGTTAAATGGGTTGCTAAGTATAGACATCTTTCAATAAATTACACTCTAAAAATAGCAGATGGTAAAATATACACTGGAGAAGATGCAAAAAAAGTAGGGTTGGTTGATGAAGTAGGAACTGAAGAAACTGCATTGAAAAAATTGGAAGAACTTGCAAATGTCTCAAATCCTGAAATCGTAGAGTATGGATTAAATAGAGATAGAGGTTTATTTGGATTAACATATTACTTGGGATATGGTATTGGAAAAGGAATTGGAGAGATTTTATATTCAGCAGGAATTAAAGATGAAAAAATCTTACTACATTAA
- a CDS encoding nucleotidyltransferase domain-containing protein — translation MRVRIRDFIETNEGLYFAVNSYYHPEDRFLSFLRYVPYKYVNFEVDISNIREINGKKYVKISESSLAYKFLEENFDKYLFYDETIDVLMHAIPKEDVKRILKPKERLKEIVNEEYKLNELEEKCRKLALILEDYGVPIKSMGVSGSLLLKLNNKNSDIDFVIYGREMHKKGREALKEAFEDGKLEPLSENFWKIAYKKRIKDNTLTYEEFIFYEKRKYNRGVVDNTMFDLLFTREWDEIIGKYGDKRYKNLGFVEIEGIVLNDDFAFDNPAVYKIECYNDEDIKEVVSFTHTYAGQCFNGEEIIARGKLEEVIDKSGDRYKRVVVGTTREAFNEYIKLKNL, via the coding sequence ATGAGAGTAAGGATTAGAGATTTTATAGAAACTAATGAAGGATTATATTTTGCTGTAAATTCATACTATCATCCAGAAGATAGATTTTTATCTTTTTTAAGATATGTTCCTTATAAATATGTAAATTTTGAAGTTGATATAAGTAATATTAGAGAAATTAATGGAAAAAAATATGTAAAAATAAGTGAAAGTTCTTTGGCATACAAATTCTTAGAGGAAAATTTTGATAAGTATCTTTTTTATGATGAAACTATCGATGTGTTAATGCACGCAATTCCTAAGGAAGATGTAAAAAGAATATTAAAACCAAAAGAAAGATTAAAGGAAATTGTTAATGAAGAATATAAATTAAATGAGTTGGAAGAGAAATGTAGAAAGTTAGCTTTAATATTAGAGGATTATGGAGTTCCAATTAAAAGTATGGGAGTTAGCGGATCTCTATTGTTAAAGTTAAATAACAAAAATTCTGACATTGATTTTGTAATTTATGGTAGAGAGATGCATAAAAAAGGAAGAGAAGCATTAAAAGAGGCATTTGAAGATGGAAAATTAGAGCCATTATCTGAAAATTTTTGGAAAATTGCATATAAAAAGAGAATTAAAGATAACACTTTAACTTATGAAGAATTTATATTTTATGAAAAGAGAAAGTATAATAGAGGAGTTGTAGATAATACAATGTTTGATTTACTATTTACAAGGGAATGGGATGAAATTATTGGAAAGTATGGGGATAAGAGATATAAAAATTTGGGCTTTGTAGAAATAGAGGGAATTGTGTTAAATGATGATTTTGCCTTTGACAATCCGGCAGTGTATAAAATTGAATGCTACAATGATGAAGATATAAAAGAGGTTGTTTCTTTCACCCATACTTATGCAGGACAGTGTTTTAATGGAGAGGAGATTATTGCAAGAGGAAAATTGGAGGAAGTTATTGATAAATCTGGAGATAGATATAAGAGAGTTGTTGTAGGAACTACAAGAGAGGCATTTAATGAGTATATAAAGTTAAAAAATTTATAA
- the cbiQ gene encoding cobalt ECF transporter T component CbiQ, with product MKHNIVDYIAINNKLRYVNPKLKFIFAISMLIISLISKSIIVPMLIFFIVSFILLFIAKVPKRVYGVFIGIPLSFGILNLVLFAFLFGKVVWFYIDIFGFKIPVYIDGFDLGFLLFGRMLGGVSSMLFLALTTPMPELFYILRELKLPEEFVDMAMLIYRYIFVLYEEYERMKFAQESRLGEANLKSTYKSLGALAAHLFIRAWEKGEQLNISMLSRCYDGKLKLLGGIKNPPIPYILAIAIFDIFLIGISLLTQNFKVSSLILHYL from the coding sequence ATGAAGCATAATATTGTAGATTATATCGCTATAAACAATAAGTTAAGGTATGTTAATCCAAAGTTAAAGTTTATTTTTGCAATCTCAATGCTAATAATTTCTTTAATATCAAAGTCAATTATAGTTCCAATGTTAATATTTTTTATCGTTTCATTTATTCTACTGTTTATAGCCAAAGTCCCAAAGAGAGTTTATGGCGTCTTTATAGGAATTCCACTAAGTTTTGGGATATTAAATTTAGTATTATTTGCATTTCTTTTTGGAAAAGTTGTATGGTTCTATATAGATATATTTGGTTTTAAAATTCCAGTGTATATTGATGGATTTGACTTAGGTTTTTTATTATTTGGAAGAATGCTCGGTGGAGTTAGTAGTATGCTATTCTTAGCCCTAACAACTCCAATGCCAGAATTATTTTACATATTGAGAGAGTTAAAATTACCAGAAGAATTTGTAGATATGGCTATGTTAATATATAGGTATATATTTGTTCTTTATGAAGAATATGAAAGAATGAAGTTTGCACAGGAGTCAAGGTTGGGTGAGGCAAATTTAAAATCTACATATAAATCTTTGGGTGCATTAGCGGCACATTTATTTATTAGAGCGTGGGAAAAAGGAGAGCAGTTAAATATATCAATGCTTTCAAGATGCTACGATGGAAAGTTAAAATTATTAGGAGGAATTAAAAATCCACCTATTCCATATATTTTAGCAATTGCTATTTTTGACATTTTCCTTATAGGAATCTCCTTATTAACTCAAAACTTTAAAGTTAGCAGTTTAATTTTGCATTATCTTTAA
- a CDS encoding 2TM domain-containing protein encodes MVSEIPLDVYKKVYREIIKEKKKRKFLIHLIIYIIVNAMFIVDNLLYTPKEIWFIYPLIFWGIGLLIHYLYGIHWIDNILKDIEARAEYRAREILKNNIHQN; translated from the coding sequence ATGGTAAGTGAAATACCTTTGGATGTCTATAAAAAAGTATATAGAGAAATAATAAAAGAAAAAAAGAAAAGGAAATTTTTAATTCATTTAATAATCTACATAATAGTTAATGCAATGTTTATAGTTGATAACCTTCTATACACTCCTAAAGAAATTTGGTTCATATATCCTCTTATATTTTGGGGTATAGGTTTATTAATACACTACCTATATGGTATTCATTGGATAGATAATATTCTTAAAGATATAGAAGCAAGAGCAGAATATAGAGCAAGAGAAATTTTAAAAAATAATATACATCAAAATTAA
- the yhbY gene encoding ribosome assembly RNA-binding protein YhbY, producing the protein MTEEQKTEQKRRLTGKMKRMLRAKAHHLEPVVWVGKEGSEKVIKEVDRQLKARGLIKVKVRKTALLYEDKYEIADKLSKACDAEVVSVVGHVITLFRPREGWKKYLSKKPKKKVRKDEKIIELFEKFKKKAIKE; encoded by the coding sequence ATGACTGAGGAACAAAAGACTGAACAAAAAAGAAGACTTACTGGAAAGATGAAAAGAATGCTTAGAGCTAAGGCTCACCATTTAGAGCCAGTTGTTTGGGTTGGAAAGGAAGGAAGTGAGAAGGTAATTAAGGAAGTTGATAGGCAGTTGAAAGCGAGAGGGTTAATAAAAGTTAAGGTTAGAAAAACTGCCTTACTATATGAAGACAAATATGAAATTGCAGATAAACTTTCTAAGGCGTGTGATGCAGAGGTTGTTAGTGTAGTAGGACATGTTATAACATTATTTAGACCAAGAGAGGGATGGAAAAAATATTTATCTAAGAAACCTAAGAAAAAAGTCAGAAAAGATGAGAAAATTATTGAATTGTTTGAAAAGTTTAAAAAGAAGGCAATTAAAGAATAA
- a CDS encoding energy-coupling factor ABC transporter substrate-binding protein, with the protein METKHIICLLAVCLIVAIPLIMYAGKTEEQGYFEGSDDVGTEAIESTGYHPWFSPIWEPPSGEIESLLFALQAAIGAIIIGYYVGYFKAKRELAQ; encoded by the coding sequence TTGGAAACTAAACACATTATTTGTTTATTGGCAGTTTGTTTAATTGTAGCAATTCCTTTAATAATGTATGCTGGAAAAACTGAAGAACAGGGATACTTTGAAGGTTCTGACGATGTAGGGACTGAGGCTATAGAATCTACTGGATACCATCCATGGTTCAGCCCAATTTGGGAGCCACCAAGTGGAGAGATAGAGAGTTTATTATTCGCTTTACAGGCGGCAATTGGGGCTATAATCATTGGCTACTATGTAGGATACTTCAAAGCAAAAAGAGAATTAGCTCAATAA
- a CDS encoding NYN domain-containing protein, with product MDKNLNILKIRANLIKYVDVDEIENLPKVKVKSVEEFLESHRVLGKNVIYKYEDNIEQIFFFVDNGVIFYIPTNGFKSLPDMIEAKSLGLSAEEYYEYLQFGNIDEYKKYKSSGFRNIEDYKKAKELGFIDGLEKLVNENIAKKVDDKYIIEYLYYGILEEQIFSNDAELYYFALDRGFKSFDELVEALKAGFGDYREYQDALKRGFKDAYEYNDALSRGFKDAEEYKIAKTLGVSSEKELKEYKELKRICENFELETFEEGYLLKILMDMRLDETISLKDLYNKLKEKERLMKIKKDMLNKLADISGPSWYSTRFTTIDDLEEYLENSETISLLGEYIKEEKIFRRIYPPKPSRRIVIIDAITVLGNMHNLSSKSIENLIKKIKNAGFKNVMVIVDIETYYKIKGKDIWKYLIDKCKIKRVESKDEAYDFIIDYIKNFGALVISNASFKDYIMKNPKYPSYKEIKDYIIPFTIKDGYINIDIELLRKIYSELCIKRLEKIKETVIV from the coding sequence ATGGACAAAAATTTGAATATCCTTAAGATAAGGGCAAATTTAATAAAGTATGTGGATGTTGACGAAATAGAAAATTTACCAAAAGTTAAAGTTAAAAGTGTTGAAGAATTTCTTGAATCTCACAGAGTCCTTGGAAAAAATGTAATTTACAAATATGAGGATAATATTGAGCAAATATTTTTCTTTGTAGATAATGGCGTTATATTTTATATCCCCACCAATGGATTTAAATCATTGCCAGATATGATAGAAGCAAAATCTTTAGGTTTAAGTGCTGAAGAATATTACGAATATTTACAATTTGGAAATATTGATGAATATAAAAAATACAAATCTTCTGGATTTAGAAATATTGAAGATTATAAAAAAGCAAAAGAACTTGGATTTATAGATGGACTTGAAAAACTTGTAAATGAAAACATTGCAAAAAAAGTTGATGATAAATACATTATAGAATATCTTTATTATGGAATATTAGAAGAGCAGATATTTTCAAATGATGCTGAGCTCTATTACTTTGCATTAGATAGAGGTTTTAAGAGTTTTGATGAATTAGTTGAAGCACTAAAAGCAGGTTTTGGCGATTATAGAGAATATCAAGATGCTTTAAAAAGAGGATTTAAAGATGCTTATGAATATAATGATGCATTAAGTAGAGGTTTTAAGGATGCAGAAGAATATAAAATAGCAAAAACTCTGGGAGTTTCAAGTGAAAAAGAGCTTAAAGAGTATAAAGAATTAAAAAGAATATGTGAAAACTTTGAGTTAGAAACATTTGAAGAAGGTTATTTATTAAAGATTTTAATGGATATGAGATTAGATGAAACTATAAGTCTCAAAGATTTATACAATAAATTAAAAGAAAAGGAAAGATTAATGAAGATAAAAAAAGATATGCTAAACAAGCTTGCAGATATTTCAGGACCTTCGTGGTATTCTACAAGATTTACTACAATAGACGATTTAGAAGAATATTTAGAAAATAGTGAGACTATTTCCTTACTTGGGGAATATATTAAAGAGGAAAAAATATTTAGAAGGATATATCCTCCAAAGCCTTCAAGAAGGATTGTTATTATTGATGCAATAACTGTTTTAGGAAATATGCATAATCTTTCATCTAAATCTATAGAAAACCTTATTAAAAAAATTAAAAATGCAGGATTTAAAAATGTAATGGTTATAGTGGATATAGAAACATACTATAAAATTAAAGGAAAAGACATTTGGAAGTATTTAATTGATAAATGTAAAATTAAAAGAGTTGAATCAAAAGATGAAGCTTATGACTTTATAATTGACTATATAAAAAACTTTGGTGCATTAGTTATAAGTAATGCATCATTTAAAGATTATATAATGAAGAATCCAAAATATCCATCATACAAAGAAATTAAAGATTACATCATTCCATTTACGATAAAAGATGGATATATTAATATTGATATTGAATTATTGAGAAAGATATATTCTGAACTATGTATAAAAAGACTTGAAAAAATAAAAGAAACTGTGATAGTATGA
- a CDS encoding ATP-binding cassette domain-containing protein, whose protein sequence is MNIIETRDLYFCYPDGTEVLKGINFKVKKGEIVSILGPNGAGKSTLFLHFNGILKPTRGEVLIKGKPIKYNKKGLIEVRKTVGLVFQNPDDQIFAPTVQDDVAFGPLNLGLPEDEVRERVKEALKAVGMWEYRDKPPHHLSGGQKKRVAIAGILAMRPEVIVLDEPTAGLDPVGAAQIMKLLYDLNKKGMTIVISTHDVDLVPVYADKVYVIYNGKILKEGTPQEVFSDVETIRKANLRLPRVAHLVEILNKKDNIPIKLGYTIGEVRRNLLEFIKEKCQV, encoded by the coding sequence ATGAATATAATTGAAACAAGAGATTTATATTTTTGTTATCCAGATGGAACTGAGGTTTTGAAGGGAATAAATTTTAAAGTAAAAAAAGGGGAAATTGTATCTATCTTAGGTCCTAATGGGGCTGGAAAATCAACTTTATTTTTGCATTTCAATGGTATATTAAAACCAACGAGAGGAGAGGTTTTAATAAAAGGAAAGCCAATAAAGTATAATAAAAAGGGATTAATTGAAGTTAGAAAAACTGTTGGCTTAGTATTTCAAAATCCAGATGACCAGATATTTGCTCCAACAGTTCAAGATGATGTGGCATTTGGTCCTTTAAACTTAGGACTACCAGAGGATGAGGTTAGAGAGAGAGTTAAAGAGGCGTTAAAAGCTGTTGGTATGTGGGAGTATAGAGATAAGCCACCACATCACCTAAGTGGAGGGCAAAAAAAGAGAGTAGCAATTGCTGGAATCTTAGCAATGAGACCAGAAGTTATTGTTTTAGATGAACCAACTGCTGGCTTAGACCCAGTTGGAGCAGCTCAAATTATGAAACTACTTTATGATTTAAATAAAAAGGGAATGACAATTGTTATCTCAACACATGACGTTGATTTAGTTCCCGTATATGCAGATAAAGTTTATGTTATATATAATGGGAAGATTTTAAAAGAAGGAACTCCACAAGAAGTTTTTAGTGATGTTGAAACAATAAGAAAGGCGAATTTAAGATTACCAAGAGTGGCACATTTAGTTGAAATTTTAAATAAAAAGGATAATATTCCCATTAAGTTGGGATATACAATTGGAGAAGTTAGAAGAAATCTATTGGAATTTATAAAAGAAAAGTGTCAAGTATAA
- the nifB gene encoding FeMo cofactor biosynthesis protein NifB: MNENIKMSKFAHITKVHPCFNEKIHDKVGRVHLPVAPKCNIACKFCRRSLGKEACEHRPGVSLTILKPEDVEEYLKRVLKEIPNIKVVGIAGPGDSLFNKETFETLEIIDEKFPDLIKCLSTNGLLLNKYYKKLADLNVKTVTVTVNAINPEILKDIVEWVYYNKKIHHNVEGAKILIENQIDGIKKAFDEGLVIKINTVLIPEINMNHVVEIAKELKDYAYIQNIIPLIPLYKMKNMRPPTCEELKRVREECEKYIPQFRACGQCRADSVGLIKERKILEEFFKEKNMEQNKNLDVFELKHFSH; encoded by the coding sequence ATGAATGAGAACATAAAAATGTCAAAATTTGCTCATATAACTAAAGTTCATCCGTGCTTCAATGAAAAAATTCACGATAAAGTTGGGAGAGTTCATCTGCCAGTAGCACCAAAGTGTAACATTGCATGTAAATTTTGTAGAAGAAGTTTAGGAAAAGAGGCATGTGAGCATAGACCGGGAGTATCTTTAACAATATTAAAACCTGAGGATGTTGAAGAATATTTAAAAAGAGTTTTAAAAGAAATTCCAAATATAAAGGTTGTTGGAATTGCTGGACCGGGAGATAGTTTGTTTAACAAGGAAACTTTTGAAACTCTTGAAATTATAGATGAAAAATTCCCAGACCTTATAAAATGTCTCTCCACAAATGGTTTATTGTTAAATAAATACTACAAAAAATTAGCAGATTTAAATGTTAAGACAGTAACAGTAACTGTAAATGCAATAAATCCAGAAATTTTAAAAGATATAGTAGAATGGGTCTATTATAATAAAAAAATACATCATAATGTTGAAGGGGCTAAGATATTAATAGAGAATCAAATTGATGGAATAAAAAAAGCTTTTGACGAAGGATTAGTAATAAAAATAAATACTGTTTTAATTCCAGAGATTAATATGAACCATGTTGTTGAAATAGCAAAAGAATTAAAGGATTATGCATATATTCAAAATATAATTCCATTGATTCCACTATACAAAATGAAAAATATGAGACCTCCAACTTGTGAGGAACTAAAAAGAGTTAGAGAAGAGTGTGAAAAATATATTCCACAATTTAGGGCTTGCGGTCAATGTAGGGCTGATTCAGTAGGGCTAATAAAAGAAAGAAAAATATTAGAAGAATTTTTTAAAGAAAAAAATATGGAGCAAAATAAAAATTTAGATGTTTTTGAATTAAAACATTTTTCGCATTAA
- the cbiM gene encoding cobalt ECF transporter S component CbiM, with the protein MHIMEGYLPPMWCAFWYILSGIVIAYGIIQLRKLLNEHPDAKPLVAISGAYMFVLSSLKMPSVTGSCSHPCGNALSAVLFGVPITAVLGAIVLLFQALFLAHGGITTLGANDFSMGIVGPAAAIIAYKICMRLGLNSNIAIFFAAVFGDWFTYITTAIQLALAFPIPSFTAAFTKFIVIYAYTQVPLAIAEGFLIVIIWDYIKKLRPDILKKLNVVPEKELEPYLNVKPTVSGGE; encoded by the coding sequence ATGCACATAATGGAAGGTTACTTACCACCTATGTGGTGTGCCTTTTGGTATATATTGTCAGGTATAGTAATAGCCTACGGGATAATCCAATTGAGAAAGTTATTAAATGAACATCCAGATGCTAAACCTTTAGTAGCTATTTCAGGAGCATACATGTTCGTATTGAGTTCTTTAAAGATGCCTTCAGTTACAGGTAGTTGTTCCCACCCATGTGGTAACGCTTTGAGTGCAGTGTTGTTTGGAGTTCCAATAACTGCAGTTTTAGGGGCAATTGTTCTACTGTTCCAAGCATTGTTTTTGGCTCATGGTGGAATAACAACGTTGGGAGCTAATGATTTCTCAATGGGTATTGTTGGTCCAGCAGCAGCAATTATTGCATATAAAATCTGTATGAGATTAGGACTAAATTCAAATATTGCAATATTCTTTGCCGCAGTATTTGGAGATTGGTTCACTTACATAACTACAGCAATACAATTAGCGTTGGCATTCCCAATTCCTTCATTCACTGCGGCATTTACCAAGTTTATAGTAATCTATGCATATACACAAGTTCCATTGGCTATTGCTGAAGGGTTCTTAATTGTGATAATCTGGGACTACATTAAGAAGTTAAGACCAGACATTCTCAAAAAATTAAATGTAGTTCCAGAAAAAGAATTAGAGCCATACTTAAATGTTAAACCTACTGTTAGTGGAGGTGAATAA
- the mvk gene encoding mevalonate kinase, translating into MIVETPSKVILFGEHAVVYGYRAVSMAINLTSTIKINKINERKIILNLKDLNKSLSLNLNDTKDLNISNLDNNLSDFKYCLCAIKNTLNYLNIEPEFGFKMEISSKIPVSCGLGSSASITVGTIRAVSKFYNKPLKDDEVAKLGYLVEREVQGKASITDTFTITYRGILEIKNNKFKKIKGSFEEFLKSCKFLIVYVEKRKKKTAELVNKVAKIKDKDIIFKKIDEIVEEALKTKNKEDFGRLMTKNHELLKKLNVSTPKLDKIVNIGNIYGYGAKLTGAGGGGCIIILVNEEKENELIKELNKENVKIFKCEMMN; encoded by the coding sequence ATGATAGTTGAAACTCCCTCAAAAGTTATATTATTTGGAGAGCACGCAGTTGTTTATGGATATAGGGCAGTGTCGATGGCTATCAATTTAACATCAACTATAAAAATTAATAAAATCAATGAAAGAAAAATAATATTAAATTTAAAGGATTTAAACAAGTCATTAAGTTTAAATTTAAATGATACAAAAGATTTAAATATTTCAAATTTAGATAATAATTTGAGTGATTTTAAATATTGCCTCTGTGCTATAAAAAATACATTAAATTACCTAAATATAGAACCAGAATTTGGCTTTAAAATGGAAATTTCTTCAAAAATTCCCGTGAGTTGTGGCTTAGGCAGTTCTGCCTCAATAACTGTTGGAACTATAAGGGCTGTTAGTAAATTTTATAACAAACCTCTTAAAGATGATGAAGTTGCAAAACTTGGTTATTTGGTAGAGAGAGAAGTTCAAGGAAAGGCGAGTATAACAGATACTTTTACAATAACATATAGAGGTATTTTAGAGATAAAAAATAACAAATTTAAGAAAATTAAAGGCAGTTTTGAGGAATTTTTAAAAAGTTGTAAATTTTTAATAGTTTATGTTGAAAAAAGGAAGAAAAAAACTGCTGAGTTGGTTAATAAGGTTGCCAAAATTAAAGATAAAGATATAATATTTAAAAAAATTGACGAAATAGTTGAGGAGGCATTAAAAACAAAAAATAAAGAAGATTTTGGAAGATTAATGACAAAAAATCACGAACTTTTAAAAAAATTGAATGTTTCTACGCCAAAACTTGATAAAATTGTTAATATTGGAAATATATATGGATATGGAGCAAAATTAACTGGTGCTGGGGGAGGGGGATGTATTATAATATTAGTTAATGAAGAAAAAGAGAATGAGTTAATAAAAGAATTAAATAAGGAGAATGTAAAAATCTTTAAGTGTGAGATGATGAATTAA
- a CDS encoding HoxN/HupN/NixA family nickel/cobalt transporter → MNLLFTITAFILGMLHALEPGHGKSVLAAYIVGTKTSIKDAILLGITVTVSHTAVVFLLGIVSIYLLENLNVEMVHDMMSIIGGLILIIIGIWILKSYFHPHEHKIDTKKGTIALGLSAGLVPCPTALAVLLLSISSGNVIDGLIYVAIFSIGLAISLTGLLVLLIESKEFIEKYIGSKKISKLPLVSGTIILLIGLYTILHPVLHPILEL, encoded by the coding sequence ATGAATCTTTTATTTACAATTACTGCTTTCATACTCGGAATGTTACACGCATTAGAACCAGGACATGGGAAAAGTGTTTTAGCCGCTTACATCGTAGGGACTAAAACGAGCATAAAAGATGCTATCCTATTGGGAATAACTGTTACAGTTTCCCATACTGCAGTCGTATTCTTATTAGGAATAGTTTCAATATACTTACTGGAAAATCTAAATGTAGAAATGGTTCATGATATGATGAGTATTATAGGAGGGTTAATCTTAATAATTATAGGGATTTGGATACTAAAAAGTTATTTTCATCCACATGAGCATAAAATAGATACTAAAAAAGGAACAATTGCTTTAGGATTATCCGCTGGCTTAGTTCCATGTCCAACGGCTTTGGCAGTTTTATTATTATCAATATCCTCGGGAAATGTAATTGATGGTTTAATCTATGTGGCTATTTTTAGTATAGGATTGGCTATATCATTAACTGGATTATTAGTATTACTCATTGAAAGTAAAGAATTTATAGAGAAATATATAGGTAGTAAAAAAATTTCAAAACTTCCTTTAGTTAGTGGGACTATAATTTTACTAATTGGTCTATATACAATTCTTCATCCAGTTTTACATCCTATTTTAGAATTATAA